One part of the Cyprinus carpio isolate SPL01 chromosome A25, ASM1834038v1, whole genome shotgun sequence genome encodes these proteins:
- the LOC109050914 gene encoding lysine-specific demethylase 7B-like isoform X2: MQGSQVTQRYLERHGFRYPIAVHKMEGLGLRLPPPDFSVKDVERYVGGDKVIDVIDVARQADSKMKLSAFVKYYYSPQQPKVLNVISLEFSDTKMSELVVVPDIAQKMSWVENYWPDDSYFPKPFVQKYCLMGVKDSYTDFHIDFGGTSVWYHVLWGEKIFYLIKPTPANLALYEEWSSSPTQSEVFFGEKVDKCYKCVVRQGTTLLIPTGWIHAVLTSQDCMAFGGNFLHNLNIGMQLRCYEMERRLKTPDLFKFPYFEAICWYVANNLLETLKESREDNCLPPEYLIKGVKALITALRNWLKREVTEPASEVPDHIRPNHLIKMLTKETQYLEDYQNGNCGSKLMKSQGISACPSTRLAHERGSHARRTARRLRDHHHHHHHHSHSPKAPSYLDIFEQHTQEVLKRLEMGPYEEVNGKFNKFSTASAAVVERSLDNNLHLVLCNGRIVRDNRQHAGEKRPRIKEDEGSRDVKMDLLKIKLVSKEEEQEVDIEMKEGDRHHVAREVKPFADLNKQESSDLRNRESVLSDISSDSESDEDYTTQKKNCSEGESESSSEEEEDEKIRTSGDDQSKTKSCSSCTTDAHQSKQKLDPFEKCHKSEYTTSPSTEEDAIQGMLSMAGLLYSHPSEDPSSSQESWWSRTNHPSPDYSRKEVASGEENQDSDSSSSQEGFREHDSEGGCHAKLKHRIQEHKNFMDSQGSGSNSSSEAWSSRTHSPAHGESPTLGYQYCEPSLSPPLHPSKRPASNPPPISNQATKGKRPKKGMATAKQRLGKILKLSRHKPFFV, translated from the exons ATGCAGGGCAGTCAGGTCACCCAGAGGTATCTGGAAAGGCATGGCTTCCGCTATCCCATCGCTGTACACAAAATGGAAGGGCTCGGCCTCCGCTTACCTCCACCGGATTTCTCCGTCAAGGATGTAGAGCGCTATGTCG GAGGCGACAAAGTGATTGATGTCATCGATGTGGCCAGGCAAGCAGACAGCAAGATGAAACTGAGTGCATTTGTGAAGTATTACTACAGCCCTCAGCAGCCCAAAGTCCTCAACGTCATCAGTCTGGAGTTTTCAGACACCAA GATGTCAGAGCTGGTGGTGGTCCCTGATATCGCTCAGAAGATGTCTTGGGTGGAGAACTACTGGCCTGATGACTCTTACTTTCCCAAGCCCTTTGTGCAGAAATACTGCTTAATGGGCGTGAAGGACAGTTATACCGACTTCCATATTGATTTTGGGGGCACATCTGTGTGGTACCATGTCCTGTGG GGGGAGAAGATTTTTTACTTGATAAAGCCCACCCCAGCCAACCTTGCACTATATGAGGAGTGGAGCTCATCTCCAACCCAGAGTGAGGTGTTTTTCGGGGAGAAAGTGGACAAGTGCTACAAGTGTGTCGTGCGGCAGGGAACAACACTTCTGATCCCTACAG gatggatccatgctgtTCTCACCTCTCAGGATTGCATGGCTTTCGGAGGAAACTTCCTCCACAACCTCAACATAGGCATGCAGCTCAG GTGCTATGAGATGGAGCGGCGTCTGAAGACTCCAGACCTCTTTAAGTTTCCTTATTTTGAGGCCATTTGTTGGTATGTAGCAAATAATCTGCTGGAGACTCTCAAAG AATCCCGAGAAGATAACTGCCTGCCTCCAGAATACCTGATCAAAGGAGTGAAAGCTTTGATTACTGCACTGAGGAACTGGCTAAAGAGAGAG GTCACAGAGCCAGCCAGCGAGGTCCCTGACCATATCAGACCCAACCATCTCATTAAAATGCTCACCAAGGAAACCCAGTACCTTGAG GATTATCAGAATGGGAACTGTGGAAGCAAGCTAATGAAATCTCAAGGAATCTCTGCGTGTCCTTCCACGAGGTTGGCACACGAGAGAGGTTCTCACGCACGCAGGACAGCCAGACGTCTTCGTGaccatcaccatcatcaccatcatcactcTCACAGCCCTAAAGCTCCCTCTTACCTCGACATCTTCGAGCAGCACACCCAGGAAGTCTTAAAAAGACTTGAAATGGGTCCTTATGAGGAG GTCAATGGCAAGTTCAACAAGTTCTCCACAGCCTCAGCTGCAGTGGTGGAGCGGAGCTTGGACAACAACCTGCATCTGGTGCTGTGCAATGGACGTATAGTCA GAGATAACAGGCAGCATGCTGGAGAAAAAAGACCAAGGATAAAAGAAGACGAAGGCTCCAGAGATGTGAAGATGGATTTACTTAAGATTAAACTAGTATCTAAAGAGGAAGAACAGGAGGTGGATATTGAAATGAAAGAAGGAGATCGGCATCATGTAGCCAGAGAAGTGAAGCCATTTGCAG atctTAATAAGCAAGAGAGTTCAGATCTCAGGAACAGAGAATCAGTACTTTCAGACATCTCATCAGACTCTGAATCAGATGAGGACTACACTACACAG AAAAAGAACTGCTCTGAGGGAGAATCTGAAAGCTCTTCagaggaagaagaagatgaaAAGATTAGGACGAGTGGAGACGACCAAAGTAAAACCAAAAGTTGCTCCAGCTGCACGACGGATGCGCATCAATCCAAGCAAAAGCTTGACCCTTTTGAAAAATGTCATAAAAG TGAATACACTACCTCGCCAAGCACAGAAGAGGATGCTATCCAGGGAATGCTGTCTATGGCAGGACTGTTGTATTCTCACCCATCAGAAGATCCCAGCAGTTCACAAGAATCCTGGTGGTCTCGAACCAACCATCCCTCCCCTGACTACA GTAGAAAGGAGGTTGCATCAGGAGAGGAGAACCAGGATTCAGACAGCAGTTCATCACAG gAGGGCTTTCGGGAGCATGATTCAGAAGGAGGATGTCACGCCAAACTCAAGCATAGGATCCAGGAACACAAGAACTTCATGGACAGCCAgggcagcggcagcaacagcagcagtgaAGCCTGGAGCAGTCGCACACACTCCCCAGCCCACGGGGAAAGCCCCACTTTGGGCTACCAATACTGTGAACCATCCCTATCGCCACCTCTGCACCCATCCAAGAGGCCTGCTTCAAATCCCCCACCAATCAGCAATCAGGCCACCAAAG GTAAACGTCCTAAGAAAGGTATGGCCACAGCGAAGCAGCGATTGGGCAAGATTCTcaaattgagcagacacaaacCTTTCTTTGTGTAG
- the LOC109050914 gene encoding lysine-specific demethylase 7B-like isoform X1 produces MATAQLYCVCRQPYDVSRFMIECDICKDWFHGSCVEVEEHHAVDIDVYHCPNCDIHHGPSLMKKRRNWHRHDYTEPDDGSKPVQAGTSVFVQELQARTFPNGDEILQPMQGSQVTQRYLERHGFRYPIAVHKMEGLGLRLPPPDFSVKDVERYVGGDKVIDVIDVARQADSKMKLSAFVKYYYSPQQPKVLNVISLEFSDTKMSELVVVPDIAQKMSWVENYWPDDSYFPKPFVQKYCLMGVKDSYTDFHIDFGGTSVWYHVLWGEKIFYLIKPTPANLALYEEWSSSPTQSEVFFGEKVDKCYKCVVRQGTTLLIPTGWIHAVLTSQDCMAFGGNFLHNLNIGMQLRCYEMERRLKTPDLFKFPYFEAICWYVANNLLETLKESREDNCLPPEYLIKGVKALITALRNWLKREVTEPASEVPDHIRPNHLIKMLTKETQYLEDYQNGNCGSKLMKSQGISACPSTRLAHERGSHARRTARRLRDHHHHHHHHSHSPKAPSYLDIFEQHTQEVLKRLEMGPYEEVNGKFNKFSTASAAVVERSLDNNLHLVLCNGRIVRDNRQHAGEKRPRIKEDEGSRDVKMDLLKIKLVSKEEEQEVDIEMKEGDRHHVAREVKPFADLNKQESSDLRNRESVLSDISSDSESDEDYTTQKKNCSEGESESSSEEEEDEKIRTSGDDQSKTKSCSSCTTDAHQSKQKLDPFEKCHKSEYTTSPSTEEDAIQGMLSMAGLLYSHPSEDPSSSQESWWSRTNHPSPDYSRKEVASGEENQDSDSSSSQEGFREHDSEGGCHAKLKHRIQEHKNFMDSQGSGSNSSSEAWSSRTHSPAHGESPTLGYQYCEPSLSPPLHPSKRPASNPPPISNQATKGKRPKKGMATAKQRLGKILKLSRHKPFFV; encoded by the exons GCACAGACACGACTACACCGAGCCAGATGACGGCAGTAAGCCAGTGCAGGCTGGCACCTCTGTGTTTGTGCAGGAGCTGCAGGCCAGGACCTTCCCCAA TGGAGATGAGATCTTGCAGCCAATGCAGGGCAGTCAGGTCACCCAGAGGTATCTGGAAAGGCATGGCTTCCGCTATCCCATCGCTGTACACAAAATGGAAGGGCTCGGCCTCCGCTTACCTCCACCGGATTTCTCCGTCAAGGATGTAGAGCGCTATGTCG GAGGCGACAAAGTGATTGATGTCATCGATGTGGCCAGGCAAGCAGACAGCAAGATGAAACTGAGTGCATTTGTGAAGTATTACTACAGCCCTCAGCAGCCCAAAGTCCTCAACGTCATCAGTCTGGAGTTTTCAGACACCAA GATGTCAGAGCTGGTGGTGGTCCCTGATATCGCTCAGAAGATGTCTTGGGTGGAGAACTACTGGCCTGATGACTCTTACTTTCCCAAGCCCTTTGTGCAGAAATACTGCTTAATGGGCGTGAAGGACAGTTATACCGACTTCCATATTGATTTTGGGGGCACATCTGTGTGGTACCATGTCCTGTGG GGGGAGAAGATTTTTTACTTGATAAAGCCCACCCCAGCCAACCTTGCACTATATGAGGAGTGGAGCTCATCTCCAACCCAGAGTGAGGTGTTTTTCGGGGAGAAAGTGGACAAGTGCTACAAGTGTGTCGTGCGGCAGGGAACAACACTTCTGATCCCTACAG gatggatccatgctgtTCTCACCTCTCAGGATTGCATGGCTTTCGGAGGAAACTTCCTCCACAACCTCAACATAGGCATGCAGCTCAG GTGCTATGAGATGGAGCGGCGTCTGAAGACTCCAGACCTCTTTAAGTTTCCTTATTTTGAGGCCATTTGTTGGTATGTAGCAAATAATCTGCTGGAGACTCTCAAAG AATCCCGAGAAGATAACTGCCTGCCTCCAGAATACCTGATCAAAGGAGTGAAAGCTTTGATTACTGCACTGAGGAACTGGCTAAAGAGAGAG GTCACAGAGCCAGCCAGCGAGGTCCCTGACCATATCAGACCCAACCATCTCATTAAAATGCTCACCAAGGAAACCCAGTACCTTGAG GATTATCAGAATGGGAACTGTGGAAGCAAGCTAATGAAATCTCAAGGAATCTCTGCGTGTCCTTCCACGAGGTTGGCACACGAGAGAGGTTCTCACGCACGCAGGACAGCCAGACGTCTTCGTGaccatcaccatcatcaccatcatcactcTCACAGCCCTAAAGCTCCCTCTTACCTCGACATCTTCGAGCAGCACACCCAGGAAGTCTTAAAAAGACTTGAAATGGGTCCTTATGAGGAG GTCAATGGCAAGTTCAACAAGTTCTCCACAGCCTCAGCTGCAGTGGTGGAGCGGAGCTTGGACAACAACCTGCATCTGGTGCTGTGCAATGGACGTATAGTCA GAGATAACAGGCAGCATGCTGGAGAAAAAAGACCAAGGATAAAAGAAGACGAAGGCTCCAGAGATGTGAAGATGGATTTACTTAAGATTAAACTAGTATCTAAAGAGGAAGAACAGGAGGTGGATATTGAAATGAAAGAAGGAGATCGGCATCATGTAGCCAGAGAAGTGAAGCCATTTGCAG atctTAATAAGCAAGAGAGTTCAGATCTCAGGAACAGAGAATCAGTACTTTCAGACATCTCATCAGACTCTGAATCAGATGAGGACTACACTACACAG AAAAAGAACTGCTCTGAGGGAGAATCTGAAAGCTCTTCagaggaagaagaagatgaaAAGATTAGGACGAGTGGAGACGACCAAAGTAAAACCAAAAGTTGCTCCAGCTGCACGACGGATGCGCATCAATCCAAGCAAAAGCTTGACCCTTTTGAAAAATGTCATAAAAG TGAATACACTACCTCGCCAAGCACAGAAGAGGATGCTATCCAGGGAATGCTGTCTATGGCAGGACTGTTGTATTCTCACCCATCAGAAGATCCCAGCAGTTCACAAGAATCCTGGTGGTCTCGAACCAACCATCCCTCCCCTGACTACA GTAGAAAGGAGGTTGCATCAGGAGAGGAGAACCAGGATTCAGACAGCAGTTCATCACAG gAGGGCTTTCGGGAGCATGATTCAGAAGGAGGATGTCACGCCAAACTCAAGCATAGGATCCAGGAACACAAGAACTTCATGGACAGCCAgggcagcggcagcaacagcagcagtgaAGCCTGGAGCAGTCGCACACACTCCCCAGCCCACGGGGAAAGCCCCACTTTGGGCTACCAATACTGTGAACCATCCCTATCGCCACCTCTGCACCCATCCAAGAGGCCTGCTTCAAATCCCCCACCAATCAGCAATCAGGCCACCAAAG GTAAACGTCCTAAGAAAGGTATGGCCACAGCGAAGCAGCGATTGGGCAAGATTCTcaaattgagcagacacaaacCTTTCTTTGTGTAG